DNA from Leptospira neocaledonica:
GTGCTCATCACAGGCGCCGGCGGTTCCATCGGAAGCGAATTATGCAGACAGGTTGCGGTATTCCATCCTGCAAAAATGATCCTGCTCGATTCCGCAGAAACTCCTCTCTATGAGATCGATTACGAACTCAGAAAAGTTTTTAAAGACAGCGGAATTCAATTCAGAGCTGTAATCGCAGATATTAAAAATCCATTGAGGATAGGTTCCGTTTTCGAAACGGATCGTCCTCAAGTTGTATTTCATTCTGCCGCTTACAAACATGTGCCTATGATGGAGATTAATCCATCCGAAGCAGTATTAAATAATGTACTCGGAACCAAGAACTTAGCAGATATCTCTCGAATTTATGGGACCGAACGTTTTGTTTTAATTTCCACGGACAAAGCAGTCAATCCAGTAAACATAATGGGTGCTTCCAAAAGAGTTGCAGAATTATATCTGCAAGCAATCTCCCAAGGAACCAAAACCAAATTTATCACAGTAAGATTCGGTAACGTGTTAGGATCCAGCGGTTCGGTAATTCCTAGATTTAGAGAGCAGATCAGCAATGGTGGTCCTGTGACTGTGACCCATCCGGATATTATCCGTTATTTTATGACAATCCCGGAAGCGACACAATTGGTTTTGCAAGCAGCAGCCATGGGGGAGAAGGAAGAAATTTTTCTTTTAGAAATGGGAGAGCCGATCCGCATTCTAAATCTTGCAGAAGATATGATCCGACTTTCAGGTTTTCGACCTTATACCGACATTCCAATCGTGTTCACAGGTTTAAGACCGGGAGAAAAACTGTTCGAAGAACTACTGTTAGATCTAGAAGGGATCAAAAAAACACATCACCCTAAAATCAGGATTGCAGCCCCCTTAGAGGAAGGAGATCCTAGCAGCTTCCAGGCCAGATTTAATGCATTATTAGAAGCGGCAAAATCGGATCGAGAAGATGAGATTTTCTCTTCTTTTAAAGCTTTAGTGCCTGAGTATAAAATACATAAAGAATATATCAGCGAGGAAACCTCGCGTAAGTTGAAAAATGATGGATAGTCCGAATTTAGAAGACATACAGGCACTTCGAGAATTCAAAAAACAACTCTTTTCAGTGTACTGGGAAAGGTTCGGCACCTTCTATGTACATGTAATGCCTCATCCTGATCTAAAGATCGGAAAAAGAGGACTCGTGGGAGAAGAACCGGAATCAGGTATTATCCTAGTCATAGGACCTCGCGCCGCAAGAGATATCAAAATTGAAGAAGAATGGGTCTATGCAGAACTACAGTTCGGCTATACCTGGGAAGAAGTCTTCCTACCCTGGGACGGAATTTTTAGATATTTCGACAAGTCCCAACAAACAGTCACACAAATGAGAATTTATTTGGGCAAACCGGATGGCCCTCCTAAAAAAGAGGAACCATCTACGGCTGAAACCAAGGAAGAAGATTCCGATCTAGGATCTGGATCTTCAAAACGAAAAGATAATGTAATCCAAGTAGACTTCGGGAGTAAAACAAAGAAATGAGCAAATACAAATGGTTTGTTGCCGGGGACCTGGATGGATTCTTCGGCCTGATGATCGATAACCTGATCCAAATTTTGGTTCTGGTAGCTTTGTGTATCGGTTTTTGTGGGATGCCTCAGGATTTTGTATTCAGAGTAGTGATCCCAGGAGCTGCAATCTCTCTACTTGTAGGAAATCTTTTCTACGCTTGGCAAGCAAGACAACTCGCGCTTGCAGAAAACAGAAATGATGTTACTGCCTTACCTTACGGAATCAATACTGTTTCTTTGTTCGCATTCGTCTTTTTTGTAATGTTCCCAGTTTACCAAAAAACGAATAGTTATAAGGCAGCTTGGTCTATCGGACTTCTCGCAAGTTTTGTATCCGGACTCATCGAATTTTTTGGTGCATTTATTGCGGAGAAGATCCGCAAGGCAACCCCAAGAGCCGCACTTCTTTCCGCTCTTGCAGGGATCGCACTTACATTTATCTCCATGGACTTTTTGGTCCGCACATTTTTAAACCCGCTCGTTGCATTCGTTCCATTCGGAATTATACTTCTGCAATATTTCGGTAGAGTTGTATTTCCATTTAAGATCCCAGGAGGACTGATCTCGGTAATCGTTGGGACTTTACTTGCATGGTACCTTCCCCACCTCACCGGAAAACAAATGATGGATGGAGCTGCGTTACATTCCTCTATCGATTTTGGATTTAATTTCCCAGTATGGAGCGGCGGAGATCTATTCGAAGCCTGGAGTCAGATCGGGATCAGAGAATATCTTTCCGTGATCCTACCCATGGGAATTTTTAACGTAATCGGTTCCTTACAAAACATAGAATCAGCAGAAGCAGCAGGAGATAAATTTAACACCAGAAATTCTCTCATGATGAATGGTGTAGGAACGATTGTGGGTTCTTTATTCGGATCTCCTTTCCCGACTACAATTTATATTGGCCATCCAGGTTGGAAGGCACTCGGTGCTAGATCCGGTTATTCCAGCTTGAACGGGATCTTCATGACTTTAATTGCGTTCTTCGGTTTAGTCAGTTTTGTATGTGCTCTCATCCCTGTAGAGGCTGGAATGGCAATCGTACTTTGGATCGGTATCGTGATCGGTGCACAAGCATTCGAAGCGACTCCTACTAGACACGCACCTGCGGTTGTGCTTGGACTTCTTCCTGCTCTAGCAGGTTGGGGAGTATTGATGATCCAAAGTGCATTTAATTATGCGGCTCCCATTCTTGCAAAAGCGATAGAAGGAACAGAAGCTGCTTCCAAAACCCAAAATATCTGGCTTTCTACAGTTCCTCTAGACCAGCCTATTTTTCCGTATTCTCTCGGCGGACTTTTGAGTTTGTCCCAAGGATTTTTACTTTCTTCCATGGTTTGGGCGGCGATCGCAACATTTGTGATCGATCGAGACTTTAAGAAGGCGATTATTGCAAGTTTAGTCGGTGCATTTCTTGCCGGAACGGGATTTATACATTCTTATTCCTTGGCTGGAAACGCAATTTTGAACTCTTTTCAGCTAAACTTGGGTCCATTTGTATGGGCATATTTATTACTTTCGGGACTTTTTCTTCTCGCTTCTTTCTTGAAGAAGGAACCAAGAGCGGTCTAATCATTTACCGGAATTTAGAAGACCGGCGGGCACGGAACTACCGAGGCCCGGAAAACTTCTAAAAAGGAGAACTGTTCGCCTATGGCGCTTTTTCGCAGATTTGGATTATTCGCACTTACTAATATCGCGGTAATCTTCACGATCGGATTGATTTTAAGACTCACGGGGTTGGATGTTTATCTAGCCAAATCCGGAGTACCTTACGCTACTACCCTTTTATTCGCTGCAATCTGGGGTATGGGAGGCGCATTCATTTCTTTGCTTCTCTCCAAGTTTATGGTAAAGGCCTCCATGGGAGTCCAAATAATCGATCCTAGAAACGCATCCGGATGGCAAAGAGATCTTTTAACTAGAGTACAAAGGTTAGCACAGGCAGCGGGACTCCCGATGCCAGAAGTTGGATATTACGAATCTCCTGAGATCAACGCATTCGCTACGGGACCTAGCAGAAGTAGCGCATTAGTCGCGGTATCCACCGGGCTTTTGAACGGAATGGATAGCGAAGAATTGGATGGAGTTCTAGGACACGAACTTTCTCACGTTGCAAACGGAGACATGGTGACCATGACCTTGGTACAGGGAGTGATCAACTCATTCGTAATCTTCTTCTCTTGGATCGTAAGTAAATTGATCGTTTCTCAATTAAATCGTAACGATGACAGAGGATCCAGCGGTGGATTCTTTATGGAGTTTATGATCAGACAACTTCTTATGGTAGTCTTCGGACTTTTAGGCTCCATAGTTGTAGCTTACGTATCCAGAGCCAGAGAGTTCCGTGCTGACGCAGGCGGCGCAAAA
Protein-coding regions in this window:
- the htpX gene encoding protease HtpX; the encoded protein is MALFRRFGLFALTNIAVIFTIGLILRLTGLDVYLAKSGVPYATTLLFAAIWGMGGAFISLLLSKFMVKASMGVQIIDPRNASGWQRDLLTRVQRLAQAAGLPMPEVGYYESPEINAFATGPSRSSALVAVSTGLLNGMDSEELDGVLGHELSHVANGDMVTMTLVQGVINSFVIFFSWIVSKLIVSQLNRNDDRGSSGGFFMEFMIRQLLMVVFGLLGSIVVAYVSRAREFRADAGGAKLAGRSSMIAALERLKVAFSRDPIDQRGETIAALKISNRAGGLASLFATHPPLEERIAALRAKAY
- a CDS encoding permease, translated to MSKYKWFVAGDLDGFFGLMIDNLIQILVLVALCIGFCGMPQDFVFRVVIPGAAISLLVGNLFYAWQARQLALAENRNDVTALPYGINTVSLFAFVFFVMFPVYQKTNSYKAAWSIGLLASFVSGLIEFFGAFIAEKIRKATPRAALLSALAGIALTFISMDFLVRTFLNPLVAFVPFGIILLQYFGRVVFPFKIPGGLISVIVGTLLAWYLPHLTGKQMMDGAALHSSIDFGFNFPVWSGGDLFEAWSQIGIREYLSVILPMGIFNVIGSLQNIESAEAAGDKFNTRNSLMMNGVGTIVGSLFGSPFPTTIYIGHPGWKALGARSGYSSLNGIFMTLIAFFGLVSFVCALIPVEAGMAIVLWIGIVIGAQAFEATPTRHAPAVVLGLLPALAGWGVLMIQSAFNYAAPILAKAIEGTEAASKTQNIWLSTVPLDQPIFPYSLGGLLSLSQGFLLSSMVWAAIATFVIDRDFKKAIIASLVGAFLAGTGFIHSYSLAGNAILNSFQLNLGPFVWAYLLLSGLFLLASFLKKEPRAV
- a CDS encoding ClpXP protease specificity-enhancing factor SspB, which encodes MDSPNLEDIQALREFKKQLFSVYWERFGTFYVHVMPHPDLKIGKRGLVGEEPESGIILVIGPRAARDIKIEEEWVYAELQFGYTWEEVFLPWDGIFRYFDKSQQTVTQMRIYLGKPDGPPKKEEPSTAETKEEDSDLGSGSSKRKDNVIQVDFGSKTKK
- a CDS encoding polysaccharide biosynthesis protein, translating into MGQWNRRSLLFPLDLSFMILSYFLAHLIRFESTAFLQEPNDFFIPLLIVVVCRSLVFLFSNIYRSIWAYASIHDLVEIIKTTILSSLISNTALLFYNGFEHLSRMIPIIDTLLLLGFLCIRSLSWRLVRDQYILRKKEGEGIPTLILGAGKTGATLLTELRRHNDLNLLPLGLLDDDESKLGAHIQGVPVLGKIDQAESLIRSLEIKKVLIAFSNPDGKQIGKLIKSFESENVDFKILPSLGSLFFDPPKVQQLREIRVEDVLGRPVVDLEIESIRSYIAGKTVLITGAGGSIGSELCRQVAVFHPAKMILLDSAETPLYEIDYELRKVFKDSGIQFRAVIADIKNPLRIGSVFETDRPQVVFHSAAYKHVPMMEINPSEAVLNNVLGTKNLADISRIYGTERFVLISTDKAVNPVNIMGASKRVAELYLQAISQGTKTKFITVRFGNVLGSSGSVIPRFREQISNGGPVTVTHPDIIRYFMTIPEATQLVLQAAAMGEKEEIFLLEMGEPIRILNLAEDMIRLSGFRPYTDIPIVFTGLRPGEKLFEELLLDLEGIKKTHHPKIRIAAPLEEGDPSSFQARFNALLEAAKSDREDEIFSSFKALVPEYKIHKEYISEETSRKLKNDG